From Acinetobacter suaedae, one genomic window encodes:
- the filD gene encoding putative pilus system OmpP1/FadL family transporter FilD — translation MKYPKLCPLTISILIAGLSNITHAQLGQDLSVDLRSLALGNAVTADPPGISAVHFNPAALAKLDGLQTDVQGILANFSIKRDYAAPAGYNVFGYSDDPLVCNDGPEIDARICTDFKGTVSGDVEYASIYVPILKKIVDLGPNMPLAAPTAGISYKPPGSKVTYATSIYAPLVAGFGAEDGNPSNYMGQQVALERITYLSPSFGYQVNDHLAIGASFGMSYQAIAMKTDLRFPNEMIGVLRMVDEVVCAPFKGNGDIITDLLLFGMCNSKVGMNPFNKMGSLDLALEQSLSPSYNLGILWEPTDDFSFGMVYQSEAKMRLRGKYLINNATAPQQLVAGLNSSATGQILAAILGLPGYVPDVESGLVAMDFKYPQHFKAGIKYKIFPDLQMNFDVGWTDFSAWDKFKFEFDRQISLLKVAKLLSADVTDRSLALPLRFQSAWRWGIGFEYSATDRLKLRMGYEPRTSSIPDDKRNTMVPINNAQLFGLGLGYRFDQDTDLDLSIGFLRSRDDIPANSSSLANKTGVDNILLNPYAGLNIKTNTKVTLLGINYRTRW, via the coding sequence GTGAAATATCCTAAATTATGTCCCTTAACGATTAGTATTTTAATTGCGGGACTATCCAATATTACTCATGCTCAATTAGGGCAGGATTTATCTGTCGATCTAAGATCTTTGGCTTTGGGGAATGCAGTAACAGCTGATCCACCAGGAATTAGTGCAGTACATTTTAACCCAGCTGCTTTGGCAAAGTTAGATGGTTTGCAAACTGATGTTCAGGGGATTTTAGCCAATTTCTCGATTAAACGAGATTATGCAGCACCTGCAGGTTATAACGTTTTTGGTTACTCTGATGATCCATTGGTTTGTAATGATGGTCCAGAGATTGATGCACGGATCTGTACTGATTTTAAGGGTACTGTTTCTGGTGATGTTGAGTATGCGAGTATTTATGTTCCAATCCTAAAAAAAATCGTTGACCTAGGACCGAATATGCCTTTGGCTGCTCCTACAGCAGGTATTTCATATAAACCGCCAGGTTCTAAAGTTACTTATGCAACATCGATTTATGCGCCGTTAGTAGCAGGGTTTGGGGCAGAAGATGGTAATCCAAGTAATTATATGGGGCAACAAGTCGCATTAGAGCGTATTACTTATTTATCTCCATCATTTGGCTATCAGGTGAATGACCATTTGGCAATTGGCGCCTCATTTGGGATGTCTTATCAAGCAATCGCAATGAAAACAGATTTGCGCTTTCCCAATGAAATGATTGGCGTGCTGAGGATGGTGGATGAGGTTGTTTGTGCACCATTTAAAGGTAATGGCGATATTATTACGGACCTGCTGCTTTTTGGTATGTGTAACTCAAAAGTAGGAATGAATCCGTTTAATAAAATGGGTTCACTTGATCTTGCATTAGAGCAATCACTTAGCCCGAGTTACAATTTAGGGATTTTATGGGAACCAACGGATGATTTTAGCTTTGGTATGGTTTATCAAAGCGAAGCAAAAATGCGTTTGCGGGGCAAATATTTAATTAATAATGCCACTGCTCCACAGCAATTGGTTGCTGGTCTAAATTCATCAGCAACAGGACAGATTTTAGCGGCTATTCTAGGATTGCCAGGTTACGTCCCAGATGTAGAGTCTGGATTGGTTGCTATGGACTTTAAGTATCCTCAACATTTTAAAGCAGGGATAAAATACAAAATATTTCCAGACTTGCAGATGAATTTTGATGTTGGTTGGACTGATTTTTCCGCATGGGATAAATTCAAATTTGAATTTGATCGACAGATTTCTTTGTTAAAAGTTGCGAAGTTATTGTCAGCTGATGTAACTGATCGATCACTCGCATTGCCATTACGTTTTCAGTCAGCATGGCGATGGGGGATCGGTTTTGAATATTCAGCAACAGATCGTTTAAAACTACGAATGGGCTATGAGCCTCGAACGAGTTCTATTCCTGATGATAAGCGGAATACCATGGTTCCAATTAATAATGCTCAATTATTTGGTTTAGGTTTAGGGTATCGATTTGATCAGGATACAGATTTAGATTTATCGATTGGTTTTTTGCGTAGCCGTGATGATATTCCAGCCAATTCTAGTAGCCTTGCTAATAAAACAGGGGTTGATAATATCTTACTTAATCCATATGCAGGCCTCAATATTAAAACCAATACTAAAGTAACTCTACTTGGTATTAACTATAGAACAAGATGGTAA
- the filC gene encoding putative pilus system protein FilC, whose translation MNNQWMNMSVLALSLSAITTTLYAEEQSQVDYAEQQVQAGQEAPSNSEIETVVTADSDANEAASALQQQEGDASQEANLQEVFTASERQYSLIKKGTISSYYDIDYTYYRDSRIDASLEDGSLRNFRVEEDANHTLTNTFTLQYGVLDNLTLSASLPFMAKKQLLDDKTAAGLGDISFGARWEPFPLKQGRLPLIIFGSASTKTGDSPYEIGIDELSTGKGYYSVGGGVSTRKYIDPVVLFASVSTSYGFKESGLNQVRGSRILESFDPGLSGGFSFGFAYSFNYDVSLTMSYQQSFNTGAKFYFNNGESFKSADQSSSMLSFALGVRVSPSTIVNGTVGIGLTEDAPDVSLGLSFPLDIIGFGKKLR comes from the coding sequence ATGAATAATCAATGGATGAATATGAGTGTGCTTGCCTTAAGTTTAAGTGCAATCACAACAACGCTTTATGCTGAAGAACAATCTCAAGTGGATTATGCTGAGCAACAAGTACAAGCCGGGCAAGAAGCACCATCAAATAGTGAAATAGAAACTGTTGTAACAGCAGATAGTGATGCCAATGAAGCAGCCAGTGCTTTGCAACAACAAGAAGGTGATGCATCACAAGAAGCAAATTTACAAGAGGTCTTTACAGCAAGCGAGCGTCAATATTCTTTGATCAAGAAGGGGACTATATCCTCATATTATGATATTGATTATACCTATTATAGAGATAGTCGTATTGATGCATCATTGGAAGATGGAAGTTTAAGAAATTTTCGTGTTGAAGAAGATGCGAACCATACTCTCACCAATACTTTTACGCTTCAGTATGGTGTATTAGATAACTTAACTTTATCTGCATCATTGCCTTTTATGGCAAAAAAACAACTATTAGATGATAAAACTGCAGCTGGATTAGGGGATATTTCTTTTGGAGCTCGTTGGGAACCGTTTCCTCTTAAACAAGGTCGTCTTCCTTTAATTATATTCGGTAGTGCATCAACCAAAACAGGCGATAGTCCTTACGAAATTGGGATTGATGAGTTATCAACAGGTAAAGGTTACTATTCTGTTGGTGGTGGTGTTAGTACACGAAAATATATTGACCCGGTTGTTTTATTTGCTTCAGTTTCAACCAGTTATGGTTTTAAAGAAAGTGGTCTAAATCAGGTTCGTGGCAGCCGTATTTTAGAAAGCTTTGATCCTGGTTTAAGTGGTGGCTTCTCATTTGGTTTTGCTTATTCATTTAATTATGACGTTTCATTGACGATGTCATATCAGCAAAGTTTTAATACGGGAGCAAAATTTTATTTTAATAATGGGGAAAGCTTTAAATCTGCAGACCAAAGTAGTTCCATGTTGTCATTTGCATTAGGCGTTCGTGTATCACCATCAACAATTGTTAATGGAACTGTTGGAATAGGATTGACTGAGGATGCTCCAGATGTGTCATTAGGTTTATCATTCCCTCTTGATATTATAGGTTTCGGCAAGAAACTGCGTTAA
- the filB gene encoding putative pilus system C39 family peptidase FilB has protein sequence MLEIALGSALMYYFTTQAFEIEKKPDGTVYYTETLDSRNPSFTRNHREVVTIKPAVEDQFRGIVRQAYDYSCGSAALTTLLNGYAGLSLTEQQTMSGLLQYGEYQRIIERRSFSLLDMKRFVTALGLNSGGYRGQFSDLIALKQPAIVPITYAGFKHFVVYKAYKDGRVYVADPALGNISFDETRFKEVWDNNTLFLIDVPEPYRKDLLALQDADMRHVEDATINKYALADIQFQTPRFERLADRASTMRRVLDKNTDSTTYNQPVTTYMRMYYKRK, from the coding sequence ATGTTAGAGATCGCTTTAGGCTCGGCATTGATGTATTACTTTACAACGCAAGCCTTTGAAATAGAAAAAAAACCAGATGGGACTGTGTATTATACAGAAACTTTGGATTCTCGAAACCCTTCCTTTACACGGAATCACCGTGAAGTTGTCACTATTAAACCTGCTGTAGAAGATCAGTTCCGCGGTATTGTGCGTCAAGCTTATGACTATAGTTGTGGCTCGGCGGCATTGACGACGCTATTAAATGGTTACGCAGGTTTAAGTTTAACAGAACAGCAAACAATGTCTGGTTTACTACAGTACGGTGAGTATCAGCGAATTATTGAGCGCCGTAGCTTTTCACTACTCGATATGAAGCGATTTGTGACAGCACTCGGATTGAACAGTGGGGGGTATCGAGGGCAGTTTTCTGATCTTATAGCATTAAAACAACCTGCAATTGTTCCGATTACTTATGCAGGTTTCAAGCACTTTGTAGTTTATAAAGCATATAAAGATGGACGTGTATATGTCGCTGATCCTGCTTTAGGTAATATTAGTTTCGATGAAACGCGCTTCAAAGAGGTCTGGGATAACAATACGCTGTTCTTAATTGATGTGCCCGAGCCTTATCGTAAAGATCTTTTGGCCTTGCAGGATGCAGATATGCGACATGTTGAAGATGCGACAATTAATAAATATGCACTCGCTGATATTCAATTTCAAACGCCGCGTTTTGAGCGTTTAGCCGATCGTGCTTCGACGATGCGTCGAGTTTTGGATAAGAATACTGATTCAACGACCTATAATCAACCGGTTACGACTTATATGCGGATGTACTATAAACGCAAATAG
- the filA gene encoding putative pilus system protein FilA: MKMFTKLVLVSSMAISANAMAMQSMDDAALSAATGQDGINIGIALGSAGISIDKLYIHDNDGLDTATGITGATGVAGAIAIDGLSITQVDPNTNLLDLVIDTDAGTSGEAFLNIAASVGAVDISIGSIGVAPSNGASLTDTTTAVRGVTGTPTEILTGLDLSLGAISANVQLGATPQGAMIKLDSTLQGGLTISNLGINDAAGGGQIYLDNIYVRGTGNTTGDLNIDTDISVTTSGLQLKNNSTQGMNVYLQGVRLGSSAAASIGDVEVQGLNVGSSTITISGH; encoded by the coding sequence ATGAAAATGTTTACTAAACTAGTTTTAGTTTCTTCAATGGCGATTAGCGCAAATGCAATGGCTATGCAGTCAATGGACGATGCTGCACTAAGCGCTGCAACAGGTCAAGATGGGATTAATATCGGTATCGCTTTAGGTTCTGCTGGTATCTCTATCGATAAATTATATATTCACGATAATGATGGTTTGGATACTGCAACAGGCATTACTGGTGCAACAGGTGTAGCAGGTGCGATTGCAATTGATGGCCTTTCAATCACTCAAGTTGATCCAAACACAAATTTACTTGATTTAGTGATTGATACAGATGCTGGTACATCTGGCGAAGCATTCCTCAACATCGCTGCAAGTGTTGGTGCAGTAGATATTAGCATTGGTTCAATTGGTGTTGCACCATCAAACGGTGCTAGTTTGACTGATACTACGACAGCTGTTCGTGGTGTAACAGGCACACCAACTGAAATTTTGACAGGATTAGACCTATCTTTAGGTGCGATTTCTGCCAATGTTCAATTGGGTGCTACACCACAAGGTGCGATGATCAAGTTAGATTCAACTCTACAAGGTGGTTTAACGATTTCTAATCTTGGTATTAATGATGCTGCTGGCGGTGGTCAAATCTATCTAGATAATATCTATGTACGTGGTACGGGTAACACTACTGGTGATCTTAACATCGATACAGATATTTCTGTGACAACTTCAGGTCTTCAGTTGAAAAACAACAGTACTCAAGGTATGAATGTTTACTTACAGGGTGTACGTTTAGGTAGCAGTGCTGCAGCGTCTATTGGTGATGTTGAAGTACAAGGTCTTAATGTCGGTTCTTCGACAATTACGATTTCTGGTCACTAA